From the genome of Gemmatimonadota bacterium:
GTCAGTCTCCGTCCCGGCGTCGCGCAGGGCTTTGAAACCGTGGGAGGCGAGGGCCTTAGCCTCTCGCCGGGAGTAGCCGAGAGCATCGCGCAATCGGCGTTCAAACGTCGTGATGGAGTCGGGGCGGGACGTGAGCGCCTTCATGGCGTCCATCTCCGCACCCATCTCCGGGTCGGGCATCGCCAGGACACGTGCGGCGTAGTCGGATGCGCGTCGGGCGAACTCGGACAGGAGCGCGGCCACAGCGGCGGACGGGTCGATGGTCTCGTCAGACTCCAGCGCCCGGTATATGCCCATCATCAGCGTTTCGTGCATCCGGTAGACGCCCGATGCCAGCAGGTTCTCCGGCGCGTCGCCAAAGATCGAGGATGCAAACGCGGTCGCGTCGCCCGCAACCAGCGCCGCCTGCGTCTCCTCCCAGTCGCTCTTGTACTCGCCGAGACTCTTGGTTGCGGCAGTGTTGGTCGGTTCGGCTGGGCAGTGGGTCAGGGATGCTTCGCCGAGCGGCCATCGCGTGATAGCCGTTGACTTCGTGCCAGCCACGGCTTCTTTCTCGACAAGGTGGGCCGCGGCGCCGGAGGAGAAGCCGAGACGCTTCGCGCCCGCAAGCCGCTGGATTCGCTTCAGGTACTCGTCAGACTCGGCGATGATGCCCTCGTACCAGAGCCCCACATCGTCCGCCTTGACCTTGCCCGTGCCGATCTGCCGGGAGCCCACGGCGGGGTCTAAGCCATGGTGCCAGTAGAGGTTCAGGTCGAAGGACTCGCCCGACTTGACGGGCCTGCCGAAGTCGGTGGCCTTGGTGAAGAACTCTCCGTCAAGGTCCGTTGCGGTAGGCGAGCCAAAGCGCACCAGGTAGCCCTCTACCCGGTTGCCCACGGCTTTTACTTCAGACCCGAATCCGATTACTAAATCCATAGCTATGTCACCTCGGCCAGAGGTACTACCTCTGCCACCGGCCCCCATCGCGGGTCATCAACCACCCGCCCGAATCCTGACAACGGTGCCCCCGCCTGCCACGCCTCGTACCGCCCCGCACCCAACACCTCGCGCTGCTGCTCTGCGCTCATGCGCCCGAAGAGCGTCTCCGCGCTCGGGATGGACTGCTCCACCCCCGCCACTTCGGGGACCATCACACACCGACAATTATGAGATATAATGTTATTGGCGATGTACCATCCGGTAGTCGTCTGGAGGTTGTAGACATGACCAGCAAACGCCCGCCTTTCAACACCGACGATGCGATTCGTCTCTATCTCTCCAAGTCGCTCCGCGTATGCGCGTCGGAGTTGGGATGCAGCTACAAGTCCATCCGGCGGGAGATTTCCGCCTCTGGCGTCACCCGGCCCCGACGGCTCGAAGTTGACTGCGAAGCCATCGTTGCGAGATACAAACTCGGTGAGCCCGAGAACGTCATTGCCAAATCCATGGGACTGGAGAGAACCGTCATTCACCGCAGGCTCATAGAGTCCGGGGTTGAACTCCGGAGCAATGCCGACGCGAACCGCAGACTCGCCGCTGGCCGAACCATCGAACAGCGAATCGCCTACGCTTCCGCCGCACATGAGGCAGTCCGAGGGAAAAAGCAGACCATCGAACACAGATGCAAAATCGCTGCGACCCGTGAGCGAAACGGTGCCTCGGGGTCTGCCGCGGAAACTCTCCTTGCCCAATGGCTCCAAGGCCGGGGTCTCGAATGCATCCCGCAAAAGGCTATCGGCCCATATAACTGCGATATCGCTACCGGCTCCGTCGCCGTGGAAATCTACGGCGGAGGTTTCCACAGTACGGGGCGTCACGCCATGAGAAGCAGTGAAAGACTCCGCTATCTTCTCGATAGCGGTTGGAATGTAATCATTATCTGGGTTGATAATCAAGCATCCTCTTACTGTCCCCAGCGCGGATTACGTATCCGCCTTCTCAACTGTCCGCGGCGCTCCGTCCGGGGTCAATATCGGGTGATTTGGGGTGACGGTAAGGTCCGCCTCGGGTCCGGTCTCCGTCACCGTCTGCCGCCTGCCGGGGTGCTTACCATCGTCCCTGCGACGAAGCACCTCGGGTGACTGGCGCAGGGCGTCTGTAAGTCGTGTCGGCTCCCGTGGAGCGCCCAACACGCAGCGCACACCCTGCTATCCCCAGCGCACACCCTCACCCACCCGCTCAGTACATCCGCGTTGGCCGCGTAGCTCTGCCGCGTCGCCTCCCGGTAGGCCCGAATCGTCTCCGTCCGCGCGATGGTCTCGGCCCGCGTCAGGCTCACGTTCGTTGCCGCCCGAATCCGCGCCGCCACCTGGTCCGCACCCTCACCCGCTCCGATACCTGCCGCGACCGCCGCACGAATCCCCGCCACCGCGTCCGGTCCCAGCGTTGCGAAGTGCGCCCTGAGCGGCGACCCGTCGCCCATGAACCCCGAGAGCGCGTCAATCGCCTGAACCTGCGGGTCTCTCCACTGCACCGCGCCCGCCACACGTCCGAGTCGAGACGCCGCCGCCACACCGTCCGATGATGCCAGCTCCTGCGCCCTCTGCACTGCCTCTGCTGCGGGTTGCTCCAGGTCGCGGAGCGCCTCCGCAACCGCCTGCTCTGTCCGCAGTAGTTGATCCCACCGCTGCCACTGCCACGGCTGGAGTGGCGTCTCCGCCTCCTCCAAGTCCCTGATGGCCCGCTCCATCCTGTCCAGCGCCTCGTCTATCGCGGTCCGCGCCGCCTCAAGGTCCGACCGAAACGCACTGACCGCCCCGTCCTCCCGCCGAACCAACCGCGCCCGCTCCCTGCGCGCCGCCGCGTACAGCGCCGACTCTGCCTTGACCGCTACGGCTCGAAAGGGGAGCGTCCAACCGGACCCCCGACCGGCTCGGGTGTCTGTGCGTCGGGGTCGGCCTTGGGGTGGTAGACGCCAACGTCCGCGGGGTCGGGAGACTCGCCCGCGATGCGCTTTGCCGTTGCCCTGTCAACCACGCCGGACTGATAGAGCGCCGCCGCACGGGTGCCGTCCGCGCTCACATCGTCGGCGAGGGCGCGTACCTGGGAGTTGTCGAACGCGAGGTACGCACCCTCGGGGAAGCCGAAGTCGAGACGGAGCGCCTCGGTGTACGCCTCGGCGAACGAGCATTGAAGCGGGAGCATCCCGTCCTCCCACGCTGCCTGTCGCGCCTCTTCGTAGTTGGAGTACGTGTTGTGGGCGAGCCCGGCGCCGAGTCCGAGCACCATGCAGTTAAGCCCCAGGACGGCGGTTATCCGCTCCTCGGGCTTGACCCGCATCTGGTCAAGAGCCATCTCGTCAGGCGAGAACGATACCTTATCGATTTTGAACGAGTCGGTGAGGACGGCCACGCCGCCCGCCGCGTCGCCGCTGAAGTCCTCGGCAACCCGCTTCTTCATGGTCTTGGCGACATCGGGGTCAAGCTCGACATCGCCCGCGCTCATGTCGGGGGAGATAATCAGGCTCGGCACTGCGTTGTTCTTCGCCATGGCGTAGGCCATGGTGCTGCCCGCGTTGTCGGCGGCGATCTCGCGCAGGCAGGAGAGGAGCGGGGCGCGACCGAGCCGGTGGTCGTAGGGATCGCGACCGATGCGAACGACTACCATGTCTTCGCGGGGTATGGGGTAGGTCTGTCCGTCCACGGTGTAGAGGTAGTTCACCCCGTCGGGCATCACCATGTCCGAGGGTAGGTACTGTAGCCCGATGGGTGCGCCGTAGCCGCCTGCGCGAACCTTGCGGGCGTAGGCTGTCCCGTGGAGAAAGTACGACTCAATCTCCATTGCCCACCACACGGAGCCGGGGATGCCGGGCTGCGGCATGGAGAGCAGGTCAACCGCGCCGCGAGAGTCGATGACGCTGTACTGACCGTCCTTGGTCGGTATGCGTAGCTCCCAGCGGCCCTGGGGCCAGTTGCGGGCGTACCACTGGAGAGAGATGGCAACGATGGAGTTTAGGCTGAGGTCGCCCGCCTCACGGACCCACGCGCGGGTCGAGCCGGGGAGCGAACCGCGGAGGATGGCGGAGAGTTGGCCGGAGCCGTAGCCGGTGACGTTGGAGCGCCCCCGCGACCCTATGGGCTGCGGTAGGTAGTCGGGCACTTTTGGAGCCCGCTTGAACCAGGTGGACGGCTTGGTCAGTCTCATCGGCAAAACAAAACGCGCCACAAATCGACCCCGGAGGGTGTTTGTGGCGCGTGATGTGCGCCGTGATTATGGTTGGCAGGTCAAGCCCGCTTGCCCAGAGTCTACCTCCAGGGTGTGGGATCTGTCAAGCAGCAAAAAGCCGGTCGCTATCGGGTTGAGCGCCCTCAGCCCCAAGTCACGGCAACCGGCTTTCTACTCAGACAGGACGGACCTATGCAACTGGATTTTGCCACGGAGAGCGATGATCTGTCAAGCGGTACAATCGAGCGGGCGGCGGTGCGCGACTGGTGAAGCGGCCCGAGTCATCGGGTGTAGCGCGGGACGGATGCAAGGCCCCCGCAGAGCCATGAAGAGTTAAAGCCTACGCGGCCGGTTCGATCCCGGCCCGCTGCCCCTACGCCGCCCCAGCCGTGACGACGCGCTTTTGCGTGACCTCGGTAAACGCGTCGGCGAGTGCGTCCACCATGTCGTCGGTCCGTCCGTTGGGGAACGTTCGCAGCTCCTCAAGAAACGCCGCCATGTGCGGACAGTCGCGGGCGATGGACACGTTGCCCCCGTTGACCTGCGCCGAGACGCCCGCCGCCCGCACCTCCTTGGCACCGGTCACGGGCAGAACGCGGACGGGATAGCCTGCCATCATCCGAAGCATGCGCACGCTCTCCCCTTTGCCCGCCTGGCCGGGGTCTTGCGGCAGTCGGACGCGGACCTTGGCCCCGTCCACGCCCGCCGTCTGGACTATCAGCCGGTCGCGCTGGTCAACGTCGAAGCGCTCGCGCTTGATGTCGAGAATCCAGAAGCGCCCGTCCGTGTCCTGGCCCACCTTGACACCCGCTGTCCAGTCGCCCCCGTCCTTCGTCGCGGCCAGATCCCAGCCACGGGAGGCGCGCAGTATCTCCGGCGGGTCGCCGACCGCGAGGCGGGTCTGCTCAAAGAACGACCCTTCTCGGGCCGTGGGCTGCTGCTGGTAGAGCGCCCGCCAACTGTACTCGCCCTCGTTGGCGACCATGACGGAGCGTATGGCGAGTAGGTCGGGCACGTCGTACCGCTCAGGCCACAGCGCCATGCCGGGTTGCCGTCTCCAGTCCCAGTCGGGGTACGGCTCCTCGGAGAGCGCGGAGAGCTTTAGAACCGTCCACTTGCCGGGCTCTGCGGCGACGGCGCGCGACAGAACATCGTCCTCATGCCAAAGGGTCGCGGTCATCACGATAGCCCCGCCAGGTTCAAGGCGGGTGAACAAGTCGTCGGTGTACCAGTCCCAGGTCTTTTCTCTGTAGACCTCGCTCTCCGCGTCCTCACGGCGCCGGATGGGGTCATCGATGTGGATACGCCGGAACCCGATACCGGTAGGCGGGTTGCCCACGCCGCGCGCGACGAACGACCCACCTTCGGGCAGCGTCCATTCGTCCGCCGCTTTCGAGTCGGGCGAGAGCCGCCGCGCCGCGGTGATGGCCCGCGCCTTTTTGCTGAACCGGTTGGCGAGCCGCTGCGTGGCGGCGGTCAGCAGAACGTTCTGGTCGGGGTGACGCTCAAACCCCCACGCGGCACCCCGGATCGTCGCCGACTCACTCTTACCGTGGCGGGGTGGCATATGGATCGCCAGCCGGGTTATCTCGCCGCGCTCGACTGCCTCCAGGTGCTCGGCGATCAGGCGAACGTGGCGGGGCAGTGTCCACGACTTGGGCGAGGTATCGCGGAGGTAGTCGAGAAACGAGGGGCCGTCAGTCTGTCTGTCTGTCGGCTCCGCTGGTGGGTTGGCCCGCCGCCCCTGCTTCTCCATCTGCCTCGGCCCATGTCGCCGCACGATACTACCCACGGAGATCCTCAGTCATCGGAGAGAGTCTCCGACAGCCCAAGCGCAACCGCGTCCGCGTTTAGCGCGTAGTCAACCGCCGCCACGCCCGCGCGGATCAGCCCGGCTGCGTCCCCCGGCGTCAGCGTCTCGGGCGGCAAGTCCTGGTACGCCTTCAGGGACCGCGTGGCGATCTTCAGGCAAAGCTGCCCGGCGGCAATCACTTCGGCGGCGCTGACCCTGACCCTCTCCAGGTAGGCGCGGCAGGCGGCAGAGCGTTCGGCTTCCTCGTATCCGCCACGCCTCACACTGTCCATGTAGGCATCGTAGGCGGCTGCACGTTCGACCCACCGGTGTCGCTCAGACCACCGCTTGACGTTCGGTAGGCTCCTGGCAGACATCTGGCAGACCTTTGGCAGACTCCGCTCCGGCCCCATGTCCCGATAGGCGCAGAACGCGGCGAACGCCTTGGAGGTCTCGCCCGGTTGCATCTCCCATGTGTTAGCCATCGCTCTTGCCCTCCTCGAAAACGTTCTGAGTCCCGCACCGGTCACAGGTGGTTGCGATCAGCCGGCACACGATGACCCTGCCGCCGTGTTGTATCGTCTGCTCTCGCCCCCGCGTCACGGCCAGGACATGGCCACAGTTGCCGCAGCGGTAGGCGAAGGTGGTGGTCGGTGTTAGTTTAGTCATGCTGCCCTCGCTTTGCACAATGCCCCTGTAGCCCTCTACGTGCCTCAAAGAACCGCCCCTCCCCCGTTCGTGGGCTCTCCGTCCGTCTGTGGCTCTGCTGGCACTATCTCCCTCCGAATCCGCACGGTCATCCTGCTGCCCGTTGGCGCTTTGGTCCACTCCACGGCCTCTGCGTAGGTCATGGGCTCGGAGTATTGCCACGGGTGCCCGCCGAACGATGTGCGGACCCGGTACTGCGCTTTCACCATGCCTCCGCGTCGTCGTCGTAGTCGTCTGCCGGGTCCGTTGTGGCGCAGTGCCAGATTCGGAGCGCCAGGAGCAGCGCGGCGAGGATCAGGGCCACGAGGATGGCCTTGACGATGGCAAGGATAGTTATGGTCCCTCCGTGAGTCGCTTTATCTGCGGCACCAGATCATCCGGCATGGTGACTGTGACGTGCCCCCACGGGCGTGGCTCCCAGTCCTCGGGTATCAGTTCGGCGATGGATTGGAGCGTCTCCCGGCAGGCGATGTACCGCTCCGCTGTGCCTTCGTGGCTCTCCGTGTGCGTGCCGATGACGTGCATCAGGGCCACCACCTGCGCGGAGGAGAGGTGAATACCGTCACCGCCGTACAGTTCGCGTAGTTTGAGCATCTGCTCCATCAGTAGCAGCACGCCCCGTCCCTCTGTGTACAGGTTGGCGCGATCTATGTCCCGCCGCGCCTCTTCTACGGGGTCAATCGTCTCGCTCATAGCACGGTCCCCGCGACGTACTCGTAGGCGTCGCTCCTGAACTGGCGGGCGGGGATGCGAAACTCCCTCCCGCCGTCGGTGTAGCGCAAAGTCGCCCCGGCGTCATCGGTCGCGGTGACGACCACGGGGGCGCGGTGGTCGGCGAGGCTCAGCAGGTCGCCCACGCGGGGCGCTCGGTCAGCGGTTGTCATCGTCCCTCCATGCCCCGAGCGCGTGCGGCGCGCTGGGTGTCAGCGTCGGCGGATACAACGGCCGGGCGCATGGGTGTGGGCCCCACCATCTGGAGCAACGCCTGCCGCTCTGCCTCGTTGCGCCGGATGAACTCACGCCGCGCCTTTACGGCGGTTTCTGCAATGTCGGAGATAAACGGGATGTTAGCCCGCCCCGTGTTTGTGTCCACCTGCGCCAGAAACGCGCGCTCCCAAAAGCGACTTCGTCTGTCTCGGTCATCCCTCCTGCCCTCCCTCCCCGACCGGCTGCCCGGCCTCGGCGATGTTGTGGCGTGTCGTCATCTGGGTATCCTATGCCAGAAAAGCCCCCGCCGTTGGGCGGGGGCGGGTGGTCTACTCGGCAAACGGGTCTTGGATGTCCGAATTGTCGGGCGGGGGCGAGGGACGCCGCTGCTGGGGGCGAGGGGCGGCGGGAGCCTGGGGGCGCGCAGCGGGCCGGGGAGCCACAGCCGGTTTCACCGACATGATCTTGTTGTTCAGGAACCCCTTCGCGTTAGTGTACTCGTCCACCATGACGCGCCACTGCGCCGCGCGCATCTTCGGCAAGTCGAGCGCCTTGAACTCCTCGTCCGTGAGGCGCCGGCCCATCATCTGGTCAAGGAGCGTGGTCAGGTTCGCGCGGTCGTCACCGTAGCGCCGACCCGTGAACTTGACGAACCGGTAGGGGTTGCCCTCTTCGTCCGTATCGTCCACCGTCTCGAAAATCCACTTGAAGTCGGTGGTCTTGGTGCTGGGGTCGTTGTAGGCGGTCGCGTCCACGATTTCGATGTCGTGGAGGTTGCACAGGTACACACCCTGCGGCGCTGCGACAAACCCGCCGCCCCCACCGATCTCCGCGTTCTCTGCAAAGAAACTCATTCTCTTCGTTCTCCCGAGGCGTCCGCCCCGCTGTCTATGCCGTTGGTCGGCATGGGTATTTTACTCTATATGTCTCAGGTAGTCAATGCCGTAGTGGATGCAGAATCGCTTGATGTCCGCCTTACTCCTGCCCTGGCGCTTCATGTACCGGGCGACGGCGTGTGCCCATTGAGCCACGCGGGCGGGGGTG
Proteins encoded in this window:
- a CDS encoding phage portal protein, with product MRLTKPSTWFKRAPKVPDYLPQPIGSRGRSNVTGYGSGQLSAILRGSLPGSTRAWVREAGDLSLNSIVAISLQWYARNWPQGRWELRIPTKDGQYSVIDSRGAVDLLSMPQPGIPGSVWWAMEIESYFLHGTAYARKVRAGGYGAPIGLQYLPSDMVMPDGVNYLYTVDGQTYPIPREDMVVVRIGRDPYDHRLGRAPLLSCLREIAADNAGSTMAYAMAKNNAVPSLIISPDMSAGDVELDPDVAKTMKKRVAEDFSGDAAGGVAVLTDSFKIDKVSFSPDEMALDQMRVKPEERITAVLGLNCMVLGLGAGLAHNTYSNYEEARQAAWEDGMLPLQCSFAEAYTEALRLDFGFPEGAYLAFDNSQVRALADDVSADGTRAAALYQSGVVDRATAKRIAGESPDPADVGVYHPKADPDAQTPEPVGGPVGRSPFEP
- a CDS encoding HK97 family phage prohead protease, producing MGNRVEGYLVRFGSPTATDLDGEFFTKATDFGRPVKSGESFDLNLYWHHGLDPAVGSRQIGTGKVKADDVGLWYEGIIAESDEYLKRIQRLAGAKRLGFSSGAAAHLVEKEAVAGTKSTAITRWPLGEASLTHCPAEPTNTAATKSLGEYKSDWEETQAALVAGDATAFASSIFGDAPENLLASGVYRMHETLMMGIYRALESDETIDPSAAVAALLSEFARRASDYAARVLAMPDPEMGAEMDAMKALTSRPDSITTFERRLRDALGYSRREAKALASHGFKALRDAGTETD
- the terL gene encoding phage terminase large subunit; amino-acid sequence: MEKQGRRANPPAEPTDRQTDGPSFLDYLRDTSPKSWTLPRHVRLIAEHLEAVERGEITRLAIHMPPRHGKSESATIRGAAWGFERHPDQNVLLTAATQRLANRFSKKARAITAARRLSPDSKAADEWTLPEGGSFVARGVGNPPTGIGFRRIHIDDPIRRREDAESEVYREKTWDWYTDDLFTRLEPGGAIVMTATLWHEDDVLSRAVAAEPGKWTVLKLSALSEEPYPDWDWRRQPGMALWPERYDVPDLLAIRSVMVANEGEYSWRALYQQQPTAREGSFFEQTRLAVGDPPEILRASRGWDLAATKDGGDWTAGVKVGQDTDGRFWILDIKRERFDVDQRDRLIVQTAGVDGAKVRVRLPQDPGQAGKGESVRMLRMMAGYPVRVLPVTGAKEVRAAGVSAQVNGGNVSIARDCPHMAAFLEELRTFPNGRTDDMVDALADAFTEVTQKRVVTAGAA